A genomic segment from Bradyrhizobium sp. CB1015 encodes:
- the hisH gene encoding imidazole glycerol phosphate synthase subunit HisH translates to MSRVAIVDYGINNVRSVKNAVEYCGFDPVVTHDADAIADASHVILPGVGAFGDAMSNIRARGIDEMLERHVREKGKPFLAVCLGMQLLANTSEEHADDGVAHRGLGWFDADVLRLMPNDPTLKIPHMGWNMVAKERNHPILANVRESNLAFYFVHSFAMRCRDAGDVVGFAQYGQPVTAIIARDNIAATQFHPEKSQDTGIELMSNFLRWNP, encoded by the coding sequence ATGTCACGCGTAGCGATCGTCGATTACGGCATCAACAATGTGCGCTCGGTGAAGAATGCCGTCGAATATTGCGGCTTCGATCCGGTCGTAACCCATGATGCGGATGCGATTGCGGATGCCTCCCACGTCATCCTGCCCGGTGTCGGCGCGTTCGGCGATGCCATGAGCAACATCCGCGCCCGCGGCATCGACGAGATGCTCGAGCGCCATGTCCGCGAGAAGGGCAAGCCGTTCCTCGCGGTCTGCCTGGGCATGCAACTGCTCGCCAACACCTCCGAGGAGCACGCCGACGACGGCGTGGCGCATCGCGGGCTCGGCTGGTTCGATGCCGACGTCCTGCGCTTGATGCCGAACGATCCCACGCTGAAAATCCCGCATATGGGCTGGAACATGGTGGCCAAGGAGCGCAACCATCCGATCCTCGCCAATGTCCGCGAGAGCAATCTGGCGTTCTATTTCGTGCACTCCTTCGCCATGCGCTGCAGGGATGCGGGCGACGTGGTCGGCTTCGCCCAATACGGCCAGCCAGTGACCGCGATCATCGCGCGGGACAACATCGCCGCCACGCAGTTCCATCCCGAAAAGAGCCAGGACACCGGGATCGAGCTGATGAGCAATTTCCTGCGCTGGAATCCCTGA
- a CDS encoding N-acetyl sugar amidotransferase, which yields MPETAEATSFDESGSCSVCRQIEVRDTQIDWDDRYKQLQELVGQYRDKGLYDCILPYSGGKDSVFQLWYVVRKLGLKPLVVRFDHWFYRPLIEENNTRVFKQLGVDVLNFTPNWHVVRELMLESLKRRGDFCWHCHTGIYAHTMQVAIRYETPLLIWGESLAEYQSFYSYDEMEEVDEKRFNRAMNLGITADDMYEFLGGRVAKRDLYPFVYPPRKELMRIKCRSVCLGSYIKWDTKKHVDIIKSELGWKGQEVEGIPPEYDYEKIECFFQGVRDYLKYIKRGMGRTNHLANIDIRNKRMTREQGEALVREFDGKRPPSLDLFLDYLQLTEEQFLGIAIKHEVSPWQFSPNTVEPGRRMPDMDKWNNTQVPWPNHPGVEIGGGKG from the coding sequence TTGCCGGAAACGGCGGAGGCCACGTCGTTCGACGAGTCCGGTTCGTGCAGCGTTTGCCGTCAGATCGAGGTCCGTGATACCCAGATCGATTGGGACGACCGCTACAAGCAGCTCCAGGAGCTGGTCGGCCAATACCGCGACAAGGGCCTTTATGACTGCATCTTGCCCTATTCGGGCGGCAAGGACAGCGTGTTCCAGCTCTGGTACGTCGTGCGCAAGCTCGGCCTCAAGCCGCTAGTCGTGCGCTTCGACCACTGGTTCTACCGGCCGCTGATCGAGGAGAACAACACCAGGGTGTTCAAGCAGCTCGGTGTCGACGTCCTCAACTTCACGCCGAACTGGCACGTGGTGCGCGAGCTGATGCTGGAATCGCTGAAGCGCCGCGGCGACTTCTGTTGGCACTGCCACACCGGCATCTATGCTCACACCATGCAGGTCGCGATCCGCTACGAGACGCCGCTCCTGATCTGGGGCGAGAGTCTCGCGGAATACCAGTCGTTCTATTCCTATGACGAGATGGAAGAGGTCGACGAAAAGCGATTTAACCGCGCCATGAATCTCGGCATTACCGCCGATGACATGTACGAATTCCTCGGCGGCCGCGTCGCCAAGCGCGACCTCTATCCGTTCGTCTATCCGCCGCGCAAGGAGCTGATGCGGATCAAGTGCCGCTCGGTCTGTCTCGGCAGCTACATCAAGTGGGACACCAAGAAGCACGTCGACATCATCAAGAGCGAGCTCGGCTGGAAGGGCCAGGAGGTCGAGGGCATTCCGCCGGAATACGATTACGAGAAGATCGAGTGCTTCTTCCAGGGCGTGCGTGACTACCTTAAATACATCAAACGAGGCATGGGCCGGACCAACCATCTCGCCAACATCGACATCCGCAACAAGCGCATGACCCGCGAGCAGGGCGAGGCGTTGGTACGCGAGTTCGACGGCAAGCGGCCGCCGAGCCTCGATCTGTTCCTCGATTATCTCCAGCTCACCGAGGAGCAGTTCTTGGGCATCGCGATCAAGCACGAGGTCAGTCCGTGGCAGTTCTCGCCGAACACGGTCGAGCCGGGCCGCCGCATGCCGGACATGGACAAATGGAACAACACGCAGGTGCCGTGGCCAAACCATCCGGGTGTCGAAATCGGCGGCGGCAAGGGATAG
- a CDS encoding SDR family oxidoreductase — MSTERSLREMMSLDGRVAVVTGGAGHIGRAIAGGLAELGAAIALVDIAASAGTEAAAKLTAMHSVKAAMFDCDFEQGEPVKDLPRRVREALGGIDIIVNCAAFVGTSGLEGWAVPFEQQSDATWRRAIEVNLTAPFVLIQAAAEDLARSGRGSVINISSIYGLAGPDWRLYEGTPLGNPAAYAASKGGLIQMTRWLATTMAPKVRVNAVAPGGVFRATPEPFLSRYVARTPLARMAREDDMKGAVAYLASDLSAYVTGQCIAVDGGWTAW; from the coding sequence ATGAGCACCGAACGTTCGCTTCGCGAGATGATGTCGCTCGACGGCCGTGTCGCTGTTGTTACCGGAGGCGCCGGCCATATTGGCCGCGCGATCGCGGGCGGCCTTGCCGAGCTCGGCGCTGCCATCGCGCTGGTCGACATCGCGGCGTCCGCCGGCACCGAGGCCGCCGCGAAGCTGACGGCAATGCATTCCGTTAAGGCTGCGATGTTCGACTGCGATTTCGAGCAGGGCGAACCGGTGAAGGACCTGCCGCGGCGGGTGCGTGAAGCCCTTGGCGGCATCGACATCATCGTCAATTGTGCAGCCTTCGTCGGCACCAGCGGGCTGGAAGGCTGGGCGGTGCCGTTCGAGCAGCAGTCGGATGCGACCTGGCGGCGGGCGATCGAGGTCAACCTCACCGCGCCATTTGTCCTGATTCAGGCCGCGGCCGAGGATCTCGCCAGATCAGGCCGTGGCAGTGTGATCAATATTTCATCGATCTACGGTCTCGCCGGGCCCGATTGGCGGCTCTACGAGGGAACCCCGCTCGGGAACCCGGCCGCCTATGCCGCGAGCAAGGGTGGCCTGATCCAGATGACGCGCTGGCTGGCCACCACCATGGCCCCAAAGGTGCGAGTCAATGCGGTGGCGCCGGGTGGCGTCTTCAGGGCCACGCCTGAACCGTTTTTGAGCCGCTATGTGGCCCGGACGCCGCTTGCACGCATGGCGCGCGAGGACGATATGAAGGGTGCTGTGGCCTATCTGGCGAGCGATCTGTCGGCCTATGTGACGGGCCAGTGCATTGCGGTCGACGGGGGGTGGACGGCGTGGTAA
- a CDS encoding nucleotidyltransferase family protein, whose protein sequence is MKGAFVVNEDTPLIETLRRIDQGNLQLAIVEREGRIVGTVTDGDVRRALLGGVGLDASVNLVMNRTPITAPVGISNPAALNLMRKHSIHQLPLVDAEGRVVEVKLIDDLALAQQSDHWVVLMAGGLGSRLKPLTDDIPKPLIRVGDKPILETVLGGFVKAGFGKFFISVNYKAEMIQDYFGDGSAWGVEINYLQENARLGTAGALSLLPERPRQPFFVMNGDLLTTVNFEQMLKYHREHQAFSTVCVREHSVTVPFGVIDFDDHRLLGIREKPTQKFFVNAGVYLLDPGVLDHLDANEAVDMPTLIERTIAEGKPSVGFPLREYWIDVGRLDDLQRASDEFQRIFG, encoded by the coding sequence ATGAAGGGTGCCTTCGTTGTCAATGAAGATACGCCGCTGATCGAGACGCTACGGCGCATCGATCAGGGCAATCTGCAACTAGCGATCGTCGAGCGCGAGGGCAGGATCGTCGGAACCGTCACCGACGGCGACGTGCGGCGCGCGCTGCTCGGCGGCGTCGGCCTCGACGCCTCCGTCAACCTCGTGATGAACCGCACGCCGATTACGGCGCCGGTCGGCATCTCGAATCCGGCCGCGCTCAACCTGATGCGCAAGCATTCGATCCACCAGCTTCCGCTCGTCGATGCGGAGGGGCGGGTGGTCGAAGTCAAGCTGATCGACGACCTCGCGCTCGCGCAGCAATCCGATCATTGGGTCGTGCTGATGGCCGGCGGCCTCGGCTCGCGGCTGAAGCCGCTGACCGACGACATCCCCAAGCCGCTGATCCGCGTTGGCGACAAGCCGATCCTGGAGACCGTGCTCGGCGGCTTCGTGAAGGCCGGCTTCGGCAAGTTCTTCATCTCGGTCAACTACAAGGCCGAGATGATCCAGGACTATTTCGGTGACGGCTCGGCCTGGGGCGTCGAGATCAACTATCTCCAGGAGAACGCGCGGCTCGGCACCGCCGGTGCGCTGTCGCTATTGCCGGAGCGGCCGAGGCAGCCGTTCTTCGTCATGAACGGCGACCTGCTGACCACGGTGAATTTCGAGCAGATGCTGAAGTATCATCGCGAGCATCAGGCCTTCTCCACCGTCTGCGTGCGCGAGCATTCGGTGACTGTGCCGTTCGGCGTGATCGACTTCGACGACCATCGCCTGCTCGGCATTCGCGAGAAGCCGACGCAGAAGTTCTTCGTCAATGCCGGCGTCTACCTGCTCGATCCCGGTGTGCTCGATCATCTCGACGCCAACGAAGCTGTGGACATGCCGACGCTGATCGAGCGCACCATCGCCGAGGGCAAGCCGTCGGTCGGATTCCCGTTGCGAGAATACTGGATTGACGTCGGCCGCCTCGACGATCTTCAGCGTGCGTCCGACGAATTCCAGAGGATCTTTGGATGA
- a CDS encoding NeuD/PglB/VioB family sugar acetyltransferase, giving the protein MSLIVLCAGGHARVVIEALLSRGIRPVGVTDRDAARVGEAIGAVKITGSDDDIMNMAADEVELANGLGNRATRTDSGLAGRRVLFERFTALGYKFPVIAHASAVIASDAQLDDGAQVMAGAVIQPAARIGRNVLVNTRAVVEHDCIVGDHAHVAPGAVLCGGVSIGESVHVGAGAVVLVGVKVGAGAVVAAGAVVTRDVAAGGFAGNE; this is encoded by the coding sequence ATGAGCCTGATCGTGCTTTGCGCCGGCGGTCACGCCCGCGTCGTCATCGAGGCGTTGCTAAGCCGTGGCATTCGTCCCGTTGGTGTCACCGACCGCGACGCTGCGCGCGTCGGCGAGGCCATCGGCGCCGTCAAGATCACGGGATCCGACGACGACATCATGAACATGGCCGCCGATGAGGTCGAGCTCGCCAACGGTCTTGGCAACCGCGCAACGCGCACCGATTCGGGGCTGGCGGGCCGGCGCGTGCTGTTCGAGCGGTTCACTGCGCTGGGTTACAAATTTCCGGTGATCGCGCATGCGTCCGCCGTAATTGCCTCTGATGCGCAACTGGATGATGGCGCGCAGGTGATGGCCGGTGCCGTGATTCAGCCCGCGGCGCGGATCGGGCGGAACGTGCTGGTGAATACGCGCGCGGTGGTCGAGCACGACTGTATCGTCGGCGATCACGCGCATGTCGCGCCGGGGGCCGTGCTGTGCGGGGGAGTTTCGATCGGCGAGAGCGTCCATGTCGGCGCCGGCGCCGTGGTGTTGGTCGGTGTCAAAGTGGGCGCCGGAGCCGTCGTTGCCGCAGGGGCGGTGGTTACAAGGGATGTCGCGGCCGGCGGGTTCGCCGGCAACGAGTAG
- the neuB gene encoding N-acetylneuraminate synthase, with translation MHRRTLIIAEAGVNHNGDRARAIALVEAAARAGADVVKFQSFRADKLATAEAAKASYQQATTGKAQSQLDMLRALELSADDEEQIAAACAAADITYMSTPFDAHSATHLVRRVGVSTLKVGSGDLTNAPLLLHLARFRLPIILSTGMGTLAEVEQALGVIAFGYLGDATAKPTPADFANLLLDRASWTELRAKVTLLHCTTEYPADPQSINLRAMATLRDAFGLPVGFSDHSRGIHIAAAAVALGAAVIEKHLTLDRNLPGPDHRASIEPDEMAAMIASIRDVEAALGDGRKVPAPEEIPNRAVARRSLVALRPVRIGERFTEDNLGVKRPGNGVPPIEYWSYLGKTAQRDYAANEALEP, from the coding sequence ATGCATCGCAGAACCCTGATCATTGCTGAGGCCGGCGTCAACCACAACGGCGACCGCGCACGTGCGATTGCGCTGGTGGAGGCGGCGGCGCGGGCAGGGGCCGATGTCGTCAAGTTTCAGTCGTTCCGCGCCGACAAGCTTGCCACCGCGGAGGCTGCGAAAGCGAGCTACCAGCAGGCGACCACCGGCAAGGCGCAGTCGCAGCTCGACATGCTGCGCGCGCTCGAGCTCAGCGCCGACGACGAGGAGCAGATCGCGGCGGCCTGCGCGGCGGCAGACATCACCTACATGTCGACGCCGTTCGACGCCCACAGCGCCACGCATCTGGTCCGCCGCGTCGGCGTTTCGACGCTGAAGGTCGGCTCGGGCGACCTCACCAACGCGCCGCTGCTGCTGCATCTTGCGCGGTTCCGCCTGCCGATCATCCTGTCGACCGGTATGGGGACACTTGCCGAAGTGGAGCAGGCGCTCGGCGTCATCGCCTTCGGCTATTTGGGCGATGCGACGGCAAAGCCGACGCCAGCCGACTTCGCAAACCTCCTGCTGGACCGCGCGAGCTGGACGGAGCTCCGCGCAAAAGTCACGCTGTTGCATTGTACGACCGAATATCCGGCCGATCCGCAATCGATCAATCTGCGCGCGATGGCGACGCTGCGCGATGCATTTGGTCTTCCCGTCGGCTTCTCCGACCACAGCCGCGGCATTCACATCGCGGCGGCAGCGGTAGCGCTCGGCGCCGCTGTGATCGAAAAACATCTGACGCTCGACCGCAATCTGCCGGGGCCGGATCACCGCGCCTCGATCGAACCGGACGAGATGGCGGCGATGATCGCCTCGATCCGCGACGTCGAAGCCGCGCTCGGTGACGGGCGCAAGGTGCCGGCGCCGGAGGAGATTCCGAACCGTGCGGTGGCGCGGCGCAGCCTCGTTGCGCTTCGCCCCGTGCGTATCGGCGAGCGCTTCACGGAAGACAATCTGGGCGTCAAGCGTCCCGGCAACGGCGTGCCGCCGATCGAATATTGGAGCTATCTCGGCAAGACCGCGCAGCGCGACTACGCGGCCAACGAGGCGCTCGAGCCATGA
- a CDS encoding acylneuraminate cytidylyltransferase family protein encodes MTNSPEILFLLVGRGGSKGLPGKNLREIGGLSLTGYKAIAARQSRYCSRLIVSSDSAEIRAEAKRHGAEVLFERPAELATDTASSNDVVLHAMDWIETHENQRYDAIMLLEPSSPFATPEHFDEAVELFAARKASLVVGMRETEVSSIFVGTLGKDGSIGGIVEKMLTTTAQRRQDQAIEVTMNGALYLVGWDAMRKHRKIYADPSASYGIMMDRMHSIEIESAADLAYASYVIEHGMLDASRWRRPA; translated from the coding sequence ATGACGAACTCGCCCGAGATATTGTTCCTGCTGGTCGGCCGCGGTGGATCAAAAGGCCTGCCCGGCAAGAATCTGCGCGAGATCGGCGGCCTCAGCCTGACCGGCTACAAGGCGATTGCGGCAAGGCAGTCCCGCTATTGCTCGCGCCTGATCGTCTCCAGCGACAGCGCCGAGATTCGGGCCGAGGCGAAAAGGCATGGCGCCGAAGTGCTGTTCGAGCGGCCGGCCGAACTTGCGACCGACACCGCCTCCTCCAACGACGTGGTGCTGCACGCCATGGACTGGATCGAGACGCATGAGAACCAGCGTTACGACGCCATCATGCTGCTCGAGCCCTCGTCGCCGTTCGCAACACCCGAGCATTTTGACGAGGCGGTCGAGCTGTTCGCCGCGCGCAAGGCGAGTCTCGTCGTCGGCATGCGCGAGACCGAGGTCTCCTCGATCTTCGTCGGCACGCTTGGCAAGGACGGCTCGATCGGCGGTATCGTCGAGAAGATGCTGACGACCACGGCGCAGCGGCGGCAGGACCAGGCGATCGAGGTCACTATGAACGGCGCTCTTTATCTCGTTGGCTGGGATGCGATGCGCAAGCATCGCAAGATCTACGCCGACCCGTCTGCGAGCTACGGCATCATGATGGACCGCATGCATTCGATCGAGATCGAGAGCGCAGCCGACCTCGCCTACGCGTCCTATGTCATCGAGCACGGCATGCTCGACGCCTCACGCTGGCGACGGCCGGCATGA
- the neuC gene encoding UDP-N-acetylglucosamine 2-epimerase: MSARRRIAVVTGSRADYGLLRGILTRLKAADDLALSVIACGMHLVPRFGETWRAIEADGFPIAAKIDLALDDDRAETIARGTGIGVTGFAEALPKLAPDILVVLGDRYEVLAAAVAATLLNIPIAHIHGGEITAGAFDDAIRHAITKMACLHFVAAEPYRQRVIQMGEQPDLVFNVGAPGLDLADSAAPLTRAELFAGLGIAGPERFLLVTLHPTTAQPEADAANVAALLGALAEVEDRSFIFTGVNADPGYRAIDDAIRAFVAVRGDRAHLFTSLGSERYWAALRLADAVVGNSSSGILEAPAVGVPTINIGDRQKGRLRAASIIDCPADSATILASLMRIFEGRFRPDPEPPPPYGRGGASEAIAGTLRKIDLTRAFPKHFHDLAATSELPGTTG, translated from the coding sequence ATGAGCGCACGCCGCCGCATTGCCGTCGTCACCGGCTCGCGCGCCGATTATGGATTGCTGCGGGGCATCCTGACGCGGCTCAAGGCGGCCGACGACCTCGCGCTCAGCGTGATAGCCTGCGGTATGCATCTGGTGCCGCGCTTCGGCGAGACCTGGCGCGCGATCGAGGCCGACGGCTTTCCAATCGCGGCAAAAATCGATCTCGCGCTCGACGACGACCGCGCCGAGACGATCGCGCGCGGCACCGGCATTGGCGTGACCGGCTTTGCCGAGGCGCTGCCAAAACTCGCGCCCGACATCCTCGTCGTGCTCGGCGACCGCTACGAGGTGCTGGCTGCCGCGGTCGCGGCCACGCTGCTGAACATCCCGATCGCGCATATCCATGGCGGCGAGATCACCGCGGGTGCCTTCGACGATGCGATCCGTCATGCCATCACCAAGATGGCCTGCCTGCATTTCGTCGCGGCCGAGCCATATCGCCAGCGCGTGATCCAAATGGGGGAGCAGCCCGATCTCGTCTTCAACGTCGGCGCGCCCGGCCTCGATCTGGCGGACAGCGCGGCGCCGCTGACCCGCGCCGAGCTGTTCGCAGGGCTCGGCATCGCCGGCCCCGAGCGCTTCCTACTGGTGACGCTGCATCCGACCACAGCGCAGCCCGAGGCTGACGCCGCCAACGTCGCAGCCCTCCTCGGCGCGCTCGCCGAAGTCGAGGACCGCAGCTTCATCTTCACCGGCGTCAACGCCGATCCGGGCTATCGCGCCATCGATGATGCGATCAGGGCGTTCGTCGCGGTGCGAGGCGATCGCGCCCATCTCTTCACCTCGCTCGGCAGCGAGCGCTACTGGGCCGCGCTGCGGCTTGCGGACGCCGTGGTCGGCAACTCCTCCAGCGGCATTTTGGAGGCGCCGGCCGTCGGCGTGCCCACGATCAATATCGGCGACCGCCAGAAGGGCCGGCTGCGCGCCGCCTCGATCATCGATTGCCCGGCCGATTCGGCCACCATCCTCGCAAGCCTGATGCGCATCTTCGAGGGCCGGTTCCGGCCCGATCCGGAGCCTCCGCCGCCCTATGGCCGCGGCGGTGCCTCCGAGGCCATTGCTGGAACCCTTCGAAAGATCGACCTAACGCGCGCTTTCCCGAAACATTTCCATGATTTAGCGGCCACATCGGAACTGCCCGGAACGACCGGATAA